A part of Cryptococcus gattii WM276 chromosome G, complete sequence genomic DNA contains:
- a CDS encoding 26S protease regulatory subunit 7, putative (Similar to TIGR gene model, INSD accession AAW44743.1), with amino-acid sequence MAPKADWEKYDNKVTDEKEEKIVALDESDIQILKTYGQGPYSLHLKKIENQIKDIQKRVNEKMGVRESDTGLAPANLWDIPADKQRSGRPLQVARCQTIIKAANPPSGDQPVNPQDGAGAGNPEGDRYVISIKQVAKFVVGLGDEVSPTDVEEGMRVGVDQVTYKIMLPLPPKIDPSVTMMQVEERPSITYADVGGCKEQIEKLREVVELPLLEPERFVSLGIEPPKGVLLYGPPGTGKTLCARAVANRTDSTFIRVIGSELVQKYIGEGARMVRELFEMARSKKACIIFFDEVDAIGGARFDDGAGGDNEVQRTMLELINQLDGFDPRGNIKVIMATNRPDTLDPALLRPGRLDRKVEFSLPDNEGRTHILKIHGKSMSVERDIRYDLIARLCPNATGAELKAVATEAGMFAIRARRKVATERDFLDAVEKVIRQGSKFSSTALYAQYN; translated from the exons ATGGCCCCTAAAGC TGACTGGGAGAAAT ACGACAACAAGGTCACGGacgagaaggaggagaagattgtcG CTCTCGATGAGTCCGATATCCAGATCCTCAAGACATAT GGCCAAGGACCTTATTCTCTTCACCTCAAGAAGATTGAGAACCAAATCAAAGATATCCAAAAGCGTGTGAACGAGAAGATGGGTGTTCGCGAGTCCGATACTGGATTAGCACCTGCCAACCTTTGGGATATACCCGCGGATAAGCAGAGGAGTGGAAGGCCGTTGCAGGTCGCTAGGTGTCAGACTATTATCAAGGCCG CCAATCCTCCGTCAGGCGACCAGCCTGTGAATCCTCAAGATGGTGCGGGTGCCGGTAATCCGGAAGGAGATCGATATGTCATCTCTATCAAGCAGGTGGCAAAGTTCGTGGTTGGTTTGGGTGATGAGGTATCACCGACTGATGTGGAGGAGGGTATGCGGGTCGG GGTGGACCAAGTAACATACAAGATTATGCTCCCCTTACCGCCCAAGATTGATCCTTCAGTAACCATGATGCAAGTTGAGGAACGACCATCAATTACTTATGCCGATGTTGGTGGATGCAAGGAGCAGATTGAAAAGCTGCGAGAGGTTGTCGAGTTACCCTTATTAGAG CCTGAGCGATTTGTCAGCCTCGGTATTGAACCCCCCAAGGGTGTCCTTCTCTATGGTCCTCCCGGTACCGGTAAAACTCTTTGTGCTCGAGCCGTAGCCAATCGAACCGACTCTACCTTTATACGTGTCATCGGTTCTGAACTTGTGCAAAAGTACATTGGTGAAGGTGCCCGAATGGTGCGAGAACTTTTCGAGATGGCTCGATCGAAAAAGGCGTGTATCATCTTCTTTGATGAAGTCGATGCAATTGGTGGTGCAAGGTTTGACGATGGTGCTGGTGGAGACAATGAGGTGCAACGAACCATGTTGGAATTGATTAACCAATTGGATGGTTTTGACCCAAGAGGTAACATCAAGGTCATCATGGCCACCAACAG ACCCGATACCCTTGACCCTGCCCTTCTCCGTCCCGGTCGTCTGGACCGAAAAGTCGAATTCTCTCTCCCCGACAATGAAGGTCGAACGCACATTCTCAAAATCCACGGGAAATCAATGTCCGTCGAGCGCGATATCCGATACGACCTCATTGCCCGTCTATGCCCCAATGCGACCGGTGCTGAACTCAAGGCGGTGGCGACGGAAGCGGGTATGTTCGCGATCAGAGCGAGAAGAAAGGTGGCCACAGAGAGAGACTTTTTGGATGCTGTTGAAAAGGTTATCAGGCAGGGCAGCAAGTTCTCTAGTACGGCGCTATATGCGCAGTATAACTAG
- a CDS encoding Integral to membrane protein, putative (Similar to TIGR gene model, INSD accession AAW44870.1) produces MSRSVFNTLRPVLGQKTYITPFALSLRHSSSSSSPLSAPNEPTSFRTQPSHSAPTGPLPLTWPNYLSLRRQRRLWSTLTSVPTTFLGLFLGGGYFASLEADPSQLIFGIEPMFVYGGATLGCMALGYLIGPSVGATLFSLTHPSIARGNPAPLEVMDREFYHRIRKNRADPRFQSVQNIVPDFYGEKIVSLSTYRRWLRDQAVYKRKAMHGVPSEEL; encoded by the exons ATGTCCAGATCAGTATTCAACACTCTCAGACCTGTCCTCGGCCAGAAGACCTACATCACCCCCTTCGCCCTTTCCCTTCGacactcttcttcctcctcttcccctcttTCAGCTCCCAACGAACCCACTTCATTCCGCACCCAGCCATCTCACTCCGCTCCTACTGGCCCTCTTCCTCTAACATGGCCCAACTACCTCTCTCTCCGTCGCCAGCGCCGACTTTGGTCTACTCTTACCTCTGTGCCGACGACGTTTTTGGGATTGTTCCTTGGTGGAGGTTACTTTGCTAGTCTTGAAGCTGACCCTAGTCAGTTGATCTTTGGCATTGAACCAAT GTTTGTGTACGGAGGCGCGAC TTTGGGCTGCATGG CTCTTGGTTACCTCATTGGCCCCAGCGTAGGCGCcaccctcttctctcttaCTCACCCTTCCATCGCCCGTGGCAACCCCGCTCCTCTGGAAGTGATGGACCGCGAGTTCTATCACAGGATCAGGAAGAACCGTGCCGACCCGAGGTTTCAGAGTGTGCAGAACATTGTGCCCGACTTCTATGGCGAGAAG ATCGTCTCTCTCTCTACCTACCGACGATGGCTGAGAGATCAAGCAGTCTACAAAAGAAAGGCCATGCACGGTGTTCCTAGCGAGGAGTTGTAA
- a CDS encoding Hypothetical Protein (Similar to TIGR gene model, INSD accession AAW44739.1) → MRSMRAIAPVIRRPTPLRHIPLITRPAAIPLSRSVSNLPRTPFSPPENLTDTTTEYSHSTLYAFSYVSRTIKYVLYSLLAIGGISVAAFEGVHLYVEKVCLAAPSREDTDEYGWAGENQGWTGGPRGGTDPRLGMKARHALRGAWICQEWGAGSSGAVERSVHTSAFHPDFVAARSMISVPSESDEGAASRGRLRVDRGYELADEYVDLAIKEARKKGLVFPPTLPGARPAGPPTEKQTSHAPQGDPAAMDLLLLKAGMLERINTIDSLSHAKDLYEQVLCSLDSSMGDEVGPGGRARVMRLAGKVGDLCARTGGRNEAMQWWGWGLEKAGVDVHAHGQTSQIVQQVKQDVKKGWFGKSAAASTPAPVTIASTAITTSPALPPPVLRATISLLTSASAQLATTSSLPAASSLQSLALSYLSNPLLQTQDSFASPSAALHTAWLIHRTSLLKLHLSSVLYALSKSSIEALPLVAGAQEQVERVIAELVPLPAAFIQRGSALTAPTKILVRDALLTGAEIAYTKGTFLERSLPVAPSQTGGLLKAKRSQNPEEKAVRISTLESALECFERATALSALESGAGPVKAKAGEEEAVGRGEEWAKYWRGFVRTREKLDEALGIEQVKESEKISEKI, encoded by the exons ATGCGTTCCATGAGGGCAATAGC CCCCGTTATCCGCCGTCCAACCCCTCTTCGCCACATTCCTCTCATCACCCGTCCGGCAGCTATTCCCTTGTCTCGTAGCGTATCAAATCTTCCACGCACACCTTTTTCTCCGCCCGAAAATCTCACAGACACCACGACCGAGTACAGCCACTCAACCCTCTACGCATTCTCATACGTCTCTCGCACTATCAAATATGTCCTATACTCCCTTCTCGCCATTGGTGGTATCTCCGTGGCAGCATTCGAAGGCGTTCATCTTTACGTGGAGAAAGTGTGTTTAGCAGCGCCCAGTAGGGAGGATACAGACGAGTACGGCTGGGCGGGCGAGAATCAAGGTTGGACGGGCGGACCAAGAGGCGGGACGGATCCTCGATTAGGTATGAAAGCCCGACATGCCCTTCGAGGCGCATGGATTTGTCAGGAATGGGGAGCCGGGTCTTCTGGTGCTGTTGAGCGTAGTGTTCATACCTCGGCGTTCCACCCAGATTTTGTTGCCGCTCGAAGCATGATTTCTGTACCCAGTGAGAGTGATGAAGGTGCTGCTAGCAGGGGCAGGCTGAGGGTGGACAGGGGTTACGAACTCGCGGATGAGTACGTCGACCTTGCGATCAAAGAggcaaggaagaaggggcTTGTTTTCCCACCAACACTGCCTGGTGCTCGACCTGCAGGCCCGCCGACTGAAAAGCAAACGTCTCATGCTCCTCAAGGTGACCCAGCTGCCATGGACCTGTTGCTCCTTAAAGCAGGCATGTTGGAACGTATAAATACTATCGACTCGCTTTCCCATGCAAAGGACCTTTACGAGCAAGTGCTTTGCTCACTTGACTCTTCCATGGGGGATGAAGTAGGACCCGGAGGCCGGGCAAGGGTGATGAGACTCGCGGGCAAGGTCGGTGACCTTTGCGCCAGAACTGGTGGTAGAAATGAGGCTATGCAGTGGTGGGGATGGGGTTTGGAAAAGGCTGGAGTGGATGTTCATGCCCATGGTCAGACCTCGCAGATCGTACAGCAAGTCAAACAAGATGTCAAGAAGGGTTGGTTTGGCAAGTCGGCTGCGGCTTCTACTCCTGCACCAGTGACAATTGCATCTACAGCGATAACTACATCCCCTGCCCTTCCTCCGCCTGTTCTGCGAGCAAccatctccctcctcaCATCTGCCTCTGCCCAACTAGCAACCACTTCTTCACTCCCAGCCGCCTCTTCCCTCCAGTCCCTCGCTCTCTCCTACCTCTCCaaccctcttcttcagacTCAAGATTCATTCGCATCACCCTCAGCCGCTCTCCATACCGCATGGCTCATTCATCGTACTTCCCTTCTAAAACTCCATCTTTCCTCCGTCCTTTATGCCCTTTCCAAATCTTCTATTGAAGCACTCCCACTTGTTGCCGGTGCACAGGAACAGGTGGAACGGGTGATTGCCGAACTTGTGCCTTTACCGGCGGCTTTCATCCAGCGAGGGTCAGCACTTACTGCACCAACCAAGATTCTTGTCCGTGACGCCTTGTTAACTGGTGCCGAGATCGCGTACACTAAGGGTACGTTCCTCGAACGTTCGTTGCCCGTAGCACCATCCCAGACAGGTGGGCTCCTCAAGGCCAAGCGGTCCCAGAATCCAGAAGAGAAGGCGGTACGTATCAGTACACTCGAGTCAGCTTTAGAATGCTTTGAGAGAGCTACGGCTTTGAGTGCGTTGGAAAGTGGAGCGGGACCAGTAAAGGCCAAGgctggagaagaagaggcggTTGGTAGAGGTGAAGAGTGGGCGAAATACTGGAGAGGGTTTGTGAGAACAAGGGAAAAGTTGGACGAAGCTCTGGGGATTGAGCAGGTGAAAGAGAGTGAGAAGATTAGTGAAAAGATCTAA
- a CDS encoding RNA lariat debranching enzyme, putative (Similar to TIGR gene model, INSD accession AAW44735.1), with product MRIAIQGCSHGSLAQIYDVINYYSSQTKNPIDLLLLCGDFQALRSKHDYASLAVPAKFKQLGSFHQYYSGERVAPVLTIVIGGNHEASNYMWELYHGGWLAPSIYYLGAAGSVYVNGLRIVGASGIYKGFDYRKGHFEKVPYNDKELRSVYHIREYDVEKLMHLTPTPSTIFLSHDWPTTIAHHGNKHALLKRKPFFRDEIEKNTLGSPPLLRLMNHFQPSYWFSAHLHVKFAALYEHQAPNHGPDVDDSTSLPLPATSSTVTQAGGNPDEIQIDEEMDEGNPDEIIIEDEGEEIIVRPRQANPDEIVMDDEEFDDTEPAVPQPLPSATNNTFNPEEITISDEEFDAPTAISQTPQPLPVTKANPSNPEEITISDDEFNDSTPAAQPLTTIDESTDLIAQSRSNPSHPPVPGTIAPSASDSTASRIMQEAREEQQKWELHGGKGMEGVTKFLALDKCGPGKDHMQFLEIPDPSPPSFPAPPRLTYDPEWLAICRAFHPYLSTSYQPIPLPSSDVLGQMVKDEITRIKEEGLLVPTEPQDGAIEGQEGLIWEKGKVDVGRVQRFWWTAPPEGHPGGNDAAWYTNPQTEAFCGMLGVQNKINPPVNRQ from the exons ATGAGG ATCGCTATCCAGGGCTGCTCCCATGGCAGTCTCGCCCAGATATACGACGTCATCAACTACTACTCCTCGCAAACAAAAAACCCTATAGACCTCTTGCTCCTCTGTGGCGACTTCCAGGCTCTACGATCAAAACATGACTACGCCTCTCTTGCCGTACCAGCCAAATTCAAGCAACTTGGATCATTCCATCAGTATTATTCTGGTGAACGGGTCGCGCCTGTCTTGACAATCGTGATCGGAGGTAACCACGAGGCGAGTAATTATATGTGGGAGCTGTATCACGGTGGATGGCTAGCTCCTAGTATATATTACCTTGGAGCGGCTGGTAGTGTTTATGTGAATGGACTGAGAATTGTGGGTGCGAGTGGGATTTACAAGGGATTCGATTACCGAAAGG GTCACTTTGAGAAGGTGCCTTATAATGATAAGGAGCTGAGAAGTGTATACCATATACGAGAGTACGATGTGGAGAAGCTCATGCAT TTGACACCGACTCCAAGCACCATCTTTTTATCCCATGATTGGCCCACCACAATAGCCCATCATGGTAACAAGCACGCACTCCTCAAACGCAAGCCCTTCTTCCGAGACGAA ATTGAAAAGAACACTCTTGGTTCACCGCCTCTTTTAAGACTGATGAACCATTTTCAGCCCTCTTACTGGTTCTCAGCCCACTTACATGTCAAATTTGCCGCTTTGTACGAACATCAAGCCCCTAATCATGGCCCGGATGTCGACGATAGTACATCTTTACCTTTACCGGCAACCTCATCGACGGTAACTCAGGCTGGCGGTAATCCAGATGAGATTCAGATCGAtgaggagatggatgaAGGAAACCCGGATGAGATCATTattgaggatgagggtGAAGAGATTATTGTTAGACCAAGGCAGGCCAATCCAGATGAGATTGTAATGGATGACGAGGAGTTTGATGACACCGAACCTGCTGTCCCCCAACCGTTACCTTCTGCAACAAACAACACCTTCAATCCAGAAGAAATAACTATATCAGACGAAGAGTTTGATGCTCCTACCGCCATCTCACAAACTCCTCAGCCCCTGCCCGTTACCAAAGCTAATCCCTCCAACCCTGAAGAAATAACCATCTCGGACGACGAATTCAATGACTCTACCCCTGCAGCCCAGCCCCTCACTACAATTGACGAATCCACCGACCTCATCGCCCAATCACGTTCTAACCCCTCCCATCCACCCGTCCCTGGTACTATAGCCCCTTCCGCCTCTGACTCTACTGCATCTCGTATTATGCAAGAAGCACGAGAAGAACAGCAGAAATGGGAGCTGCATGGTGGGAAAGGAATGGAGGGAGTAACCAAGTTTTTGGCATTGGACAAATGTGGGCCCGGTAAAGACCATATGCAG TTCCTTGAGATCCCAGACCCTTCCCCACCCTCATTCCCAGCGCCCCCAAGATTAACGTACGACCCTGAATGGCTAGCGATATGCCGTGCTTTCCACCCATATCTCTCAACCTCTTATCAACCCATTCCTCTGCCATCCTCCGACGTACTTGGGCAGATGGTGAAGGATGAAATAACAAGGATCAAGGAGGAAGGGTTGCTTGTTCCCACCGAACCGCAAGATGGTGCGATCGAGGGGCAAGAGGGGTTGATATGGGAAAAGGGCAAGGTGGATGTAGGAAGAGTGCAAAGATTTTGGTGGACTGCGCCACCTGAAGGACATCCTGGTGGGAATGATG CTGCGTGGTATACAAACCCACAGACAGAGGCGTTCTGCGGAATGTTGGGTGTCCAAAACAAGATCAACCCTCCCGTAAACAGACAATAA
- a CDS encoding Hypothetical protein (Similar to TIGR gene model, INSD accession AAW44733.1; CNG03500), producing the protein MHSTALIVSLLASLGLSNAISITSPSKDTVWLSGTSGQTIEWTSVSTDPTNFDIELDNQSGFLDNAPITLASNQSTGDSGSTNTVTVTYPGGGAWPTGVAFQVNFMSTDHKNTGILAQSEQFNITSGGDSSSSASSSTSSSASSSSASSASSSSASGAAVSTTSASSASAATIHASSGSSASASGSSSSLPNTSSGAALSASAGIASVVLAVAGVLALA; encoded by the exons ATGCACTCTACCGCCCTCATCGTGTCTCTCCTTGCTTCCCTCGGCCTCTCCAACGCCATCAGCATCACCTCTCCTAGCAAGGACACCGTCTGGCTGTCTGGCACCTCTGGTCAGACTATTGAGTGGACCTCTGTCTCCACTGACCCCACTAACTTTGACATTGAGTTGGACAACCAA TCCGGCTTCCTTGACAACGCTCCCATCACCCTTGCCTCCAACCAGTCTACCGGTGACTCTGGTTCAACTAACACTGTGACCGTCACCTACCCCGGCGGTGGCGCTTGGCCTACCGGTGTCGCCTTCCAGGTCAACTTCATGTCTACTGACCACAAGAACACTGGTATCCTCGCCCAGTCTGAGCAGTTCAACATTACCTCTGGCGGAgactcctcttcctctgcctcttcaagcacttcctcttccgcttcctcctcttctgctTCCAGCGCGAGCTCTAGCAGTGCCTCTGGCGCCGCAGTTTCCACCACCTCCGCTTCCAGCGCCAGCGCGGCCACCATTCATGCCTCCTCTGGCtcttctgcttctgcttctGGGTCCAGCTCTAGTCTTCCCAACACT TCCTCCGGTGCCGCTCTCTCCGCTTCTGCGGGTATTGCCTCTGTCGTCCTCGCCGTCGCTGGTGTCCTCGCCCTTGCCTAA
- a CDS encoding Malate dehydrogenase, putative (Similar to TIGR gene model, INSD accession AAW44731.1): protein MFARQVAKNSSSLARGFASSARSNRKVAVLGAAGGIGQPMSLLLKQNPGVTALSLYDIRGAPGVAADISHVNTHSTVKGFEKDDIKEALTGAEIVIIPAGVPRKPGMTRDDLFNTNASIVRDLAEACAEYCPKAFIGVIANPVNSTVPIFAEVYKKKGIFDEKRIFGITTLDVVRASRFLGEVKGKDPKDVKVTVVGGHSGVTIVPLLSQTPEGKDVSGEAYKALVHRIQFGGDEVVKAKAGTGSATLSMGYAGARFTDSLIRALNGETGVVEPTFVKSPLYESEGVEYFASNVELGPEGVKKINPVGQLSAEEQELLKACLPDLAKNIKKGVDFVKA, encoded by the exons ATGTTCGCTCGTCAAGTCGCTAAGaactcctcttccctcgcCAGGGGCTTTGCTTCCTCTGCCAGGTCTAACAGGAAGGTCGCTGTCCTCGGTGCCGCCG GTGGTATCGGTCAGCCCATGtctctcctcctcaagCAGAACCCTGGTGTCACTGCCCTTTCCCTCTACGACATTCGAGGTGCTCCCGGTGTTGCTGCTGACATTTCCCACGTCAACACTCACTCTACCGTCAAGGGTTTCGAGAAGGACGA CATCAAGGAGGCTCTTACTGGCGCCGAGATTGTCATCATCCCTGCTGGTGTCCCCAGGAAGCCCGGTATGAC CCGTGACGACCTTTTC AACACCAACGCTTCTATTGTCCGTGACCTCGCCGAGGCCTGTGCCGAGTACTGCCCCAAGGCTTTCATCGGTGTCATCGCTAACCCCGTCAACTCTACCGTCCCCATCTTCGCCGAGGTCtacaagaagaagggcatCTTTGACGAGAAGAGGATCTTTGGTATCACCACCCTCGACGTTGTCCGAGCTTCCCGATTCCTCGGTGAGGTCAAGGGCAAGGACCCCAAGGACGTCAAGGTCACCGTTGTCGGTGGTCACTCTGGTGTCACCATCGtccctctcctctcccaGACCCCCGAGGGCAAGGACGTCAGCGGTGAGGCTTACAAGGCCCTCGTCCACAGGATCCAGTTCGGTGGCGACGAGGTTGTCAAGGCCAAGGCCGGTACCGGTTCCGCTACCCTCTCCATGGGTTACG CTGGTGCCCGATTCACCGACTCTCTTATCCGAGCGTTGAACGGTGAGACTGGTGTCGTCGAGCCCACTTTCGTCAAGTCTCCCTTGTACGAGTCTGAGGGTGTCGAGTACTTTGCCTCAAACGTTGAGCTCGGCCCTGAAGGTGTCAAGAAGATCAACCCTGTTGGCCAGTTGAGCGCCGAGGAGCAGGAGTTGCTCAAGGCTTGTCTCCCCGA CCTTGCCAAGAACATCAAGAAGGGCGTTGACTTTGTCAAGGCTTAA